One segment of Patescibacteria group bacterium DNA contains the following:
- a CDS encoding polyribonucleotide nucleotidyltransferase, with protein sequence MLPNKKFQTEFGGRTLTVELGKLAHQCNGAALVSYGETVILATAVMGKEPRMGIDFFPLQVEMVEKMYAAGKIKGSKFVKRDGRPTDNAILDGRMIDRGIRPLFNQEMRHEVQVATTVLSYDEENSVDVLAITAGSLALHISDIPWHGPLVGVCVGSINNELILNPTEAQLKESDFKLVFSAGYDKVLMIDAEGKEITESDMAKAIDFGLKGIKPLLDFIESIRKEIGLEKKDEAKLVEAAWANMEVTLAEKKSAFEEAKKFFAPQLDKYLFNQPKGTKRERKAVAEKLLDLFIEQLKAKETHEEVIAYVKDNFDLYLEDEVTKAILDKGLRIDGRGITDIRPLSSSVGILPRTHGTGLFQRGETQILSVVTLGAPGDAQILDEMTQDDTKKTYIHHYSSAPFAYGEPGRFGSPGRREIGHGALAEKALIPVLPDKESFPYTILVVSEVMGSNGSSSMASTCGSTLALMDAGVPIKKPVAGIAMGLASDGKRNKVITDLQDFEDGPGGMDFKVTGTRDGITAIQMDTKTTGLSLDLCVESLARAKEARLKILDVITSAIPEPRSGLSPYAPRIICLRIDPEKIGAVIGGGGKTINKIIEECDVQIDIDDDGIVAITGVGQEGIDKAVAWIEGLVKEVEPGEIYKGKVVRLMDFGAFVEILPGQDGLVHISEFSNNRVDKITDVANIGDELTVKVTEIDDKGRINLSVKQADPNYNPTEDTRRPRSGGGDRPGGRGGFSRDRGRGGFGGRERRDNDRGGFRR encoded by the coding sequence ATGCTTCCCAACAAAAAATTCCAGACCGAATTCGGCGGCAGGACTCTGACTGTAGAACTCGGCAAATTGGCTCACCAATGTAATGGCGCGGCCTTGGTTTCCTATGGTGAAACCGTTATCCTGGCCACCGCCGTCATGGGCAAAGAGCCGAGAATGGGCATTGACTTCTTTCCGTTACAAGTTGAAATGGTGGAAAAAATGTATGCGGCTGGCAAGATCAAGGGCTCCAAGTTCGTCAAACGCGACGGGCGCCCGACCGACAACGCCATTTTGGACGGTCGCATGATTGATCGCGGCATTCGCCCGTTATTCAATCAGGAAATGCGCCATGAAGTGCAGGTCGCCACTACCGTCTTGTCTTATGATGAAGAAAATTCCGTTGATGTCCTAGCGATTACTGCCGGTTCCCTGGCGCTGCATATTTCCGACATCCCCTGGCACGGCCCCCTGGTCGGCGTCTGCGTCGGAAGCATTAATAACGAATTAATTCTTAATCCAACTGAAGCCCAGTTGAAAGAGTCTGATTTCAAACTGGTTTTCTCCGCCGGCTATGACAAAGTATTAATGATTGATGCTGAAGGCAAAGAAATCACCGAGAGCGACATGGCCAAAGCCATTGATTTCGGACTTAAAGGAATCAAACCGTTATTGGATTTCATCGAAAGTATCAGAAAAGAAATCGGGCTGGAGAAGAAGGACGAGGCCAAGCTGGTGGAAGCCGCTTGGGCTAATATGGAAGTGACTTTGGCTGAAAAAAAATCCGCCTTTGAAGAAGCCAAAAAATTCTTCGCTCCGCAACTTGACAAATACCTCTTCAATCAACCCAAGGGCACCAAACGCGAGCGCAAAGCCGTGGCCGAAAAGCTGTTGGATTTGTTTATTGAACAATTGAAGGCTAAGGAGACGCACGAAGAAGTCATCGCTTATGTTAAAGACAACTTTGATTTATACTTGGAAGATGAAGTGACTAAAGCCATCTTGGACAAGGGCCTAAGAATCGATGGCCGCGGTATTACTGATATCAGACCCTTATCCTCTAGTGTCGGCATCTTACCTCGCACTCATGGCACTGGTTTATTCCAACGCGGTGAAACCCAGATCTTGTCTGTCGTTACTTTGGGCGCGCCCGGCGATGCCCAAATCTTGGATGAAATGACCCAGGATGACACTAAAAAAACCTACATCCACCATTATAGCTCCGCCCCGTTCGCTTACGGTGAACCGGGTCGCTTCGGTTCGCCCGGACGCCGTGAAATCGGCCATGGCGCTTTGGCCGAAAAAGCCTTGATCCCGGTCTTACCGGACAAGGAAAGCTTCCCTTATACCATTCTAGTCGTCTCCGAAGTTATGGGTTCTAACGGCTCCTCTTCCATGGCCTCCACTTGCGGTTCTACCTTGGCTCTAATGGATGCCGGCGTACCCATCAAAAAGCCGGTGGCCGGAATCGCCATGGGCCTAGCCTCCGATGGCAAACGCAATAAAGTAATCACTGATCTGCAGGATTTTGAAGATGGCCCCGGCGGCATGGATTTTAAAGTTACCGGCACCAGAGACGGCATTACCGCCATTCAAATGGATACCAAAACCACCGGGCTTTCCCTGGATTTATGCGTTGAATCCCTGGCTCGCGCCAAGGAAGCGCGCTTGAAAATATTGGACGTAATCACTTCGGCCATACCTGAACCGCGTTCCGGCCTGTCGCCTTATGCGCCTCGCATTATCTGCCTGCGCATTGATCCGGAAAAGATCGGCGCAGTTATTGGTGGCGGCGGTAAAACTATTAATAAAATCATTGAGGAATGCGACGTCCAGATTGATATTGATGATGACGGCATTGTCGCTATCACCGGCGTCGGCCAAGAAGGCATCGACAAGGCCGTGGCCTGGATTGAAGGCCTGGTCAAAGAAGTGGAACCGGGCGAGATCTATAAAGGCAAAGTCGTCCGCCTTATGGACTTCGGCGCTTTCGTGGAAATTCTGCCTGGCCAAGACGGCTTAGTGCATATTTCCGAATTTTCCAACAACCGCGTGGACAAAATAACCGATGTTGCCAATATCGGCGACGAATTAACCGTCAAGGTTACCGAGATTGATGACAAGGGAAGAATCAACCTGTCAGTCAAACAAGCTGATCCGAATTATAATCCGACCGAAGACACACGCCGACCGCGCAGCGG